One genomic segment of Besnoitia besnoiti strain Bb-Ger1 chromosome VII, whole genome shotgun sequence includes these proteins:
- a CDS encoding hypothetical protein (encoded by transcript BESB_078740): MLRGAFVQDRLLHSFFDSRWSIKAVATTILLMSSVRVCYGGVLIPKELRDGIVLTNGALPRDVGPYLQVHSFEEPSPIPFGGNSGLQEETLVSMELAQTDSALPTSPEQVLSLGAPLPNRISAVPPALWQVEPPSGPIRHESLHAIQVPPRDGQSVFSDARNDPFASHQRANLLQPLLHRVAGVLGSVMSPGVPASGNITRGGIDQTISSFSGVVSSTGLSTEMEETPPSNRSPHAVVPSTHTLVSTIMSKLPPRFRPIMGPNQPAVQMQNETSVLNDLLLTATQLVPFPDYHDPAMEQPSAVPGQSRLHLVKAVAGVLSSGMPAKIIDQALAFVGGRNWIDKGHQESATDYSVAHVPTLGGIPAQVLASIRSNLLSRIYLFNGSAYAARTETPLDFSPLLQSSFQENQWPGQLLQSAIFSKPQHIHRLNIPYVSQETYSPLVPPSPEAPEVSLPPNIMSVHSPKNLQTERYINPLLMLVSHSGQEPVSVGSQGRPQMAREAAVASSYVMSDSHPVHLQRAPEPLMEGGNYSRGDKVQKLARSQTHDDALTVAVPRPERPPESADVTSPEPKISVVDERATGHRTSAVFRVTDQTHDEPGEGHSLKIDDVSGYQPFGKPLSGKPSDAVQDDDGFPDAASYMNHQAVTGEQLPDEDDLGDSKVLYRDGAAGNAQGGEHHEGGGDGKDLDTRSGDTSQEGAGNAELNSLQISDLRVRAMLGDGEEDDEEGWDDGTSDDGFPANPFDVGIHPPAEDLEGPHAGDERESDEDYLFPTITQLIFKFFPLPEWLTLRPDQVPAFDWKRVFKDYFPEADKLGRAINMADDVIYNEYCNRTVLEVEPSSGASFEFKGDIFFDEDLVDGYPVPDLGDAGELPIVPVEIEDEFDRCVSFYKNRTRDYIEEYKQKCDDVWDDPNSPDGNRLRPLTIDDVTTCFLKKYDVGRRWFNELFFQPWFHLVNQTSYLAQAVDTAMSEFAYSGWLFPAAYAAANFGLWRACIERKNCFEGEDCVPALPAIYGFVLNFCQRTADSMTRDPITGVPLEESFANVRVDRLPLVSKPF; the protein is encoded by the coding sequence ATGCTTAGGGGAGCTTTTGTACAAGATCGCCTACTCCACAGCTTTTTCGATTCCAGATGGAGCATCAAAGCTGTGGCTACCACTATACTGTTGATGTCGAGCGTCCGTGTCTGTTATGGAGGAGTCCTCATACCAAAGGAGCTCAGAGACGGTATTGTACTCACAAACGGTGCCTTGCCACGAGACGTTGGGCCCTACCTCCAAGTTCATTCTTTCGAGGAGCCGTCGCCAATACCCTTTGGTGGGAACAGTGGACTCCAGGAGGAAACACTGGTATCGATGGAGCTCGCGCAGACGGACAGTGCGCTTCCCACATCACCAGAGCAAGTTCTGTCTCTGGGAGCACCACTGCCTAACCGCATATCAGCCGTGCCTCCGGCGCTGTGGCAGGTTGAGCCACCAAGTGGCCCCATCCGGCACGAAAGCCTCCATGCTATTCAAGTCCCTCCCCGTGACGGGCAGAGCGTCTTCTCAGATGCGCGGAACGACCCGTTCGCATCTCATCAACGAGCGAATCttctgcagcctctgctgCACAGAGTTGCAGGGGTACTTGGAAGCGTTATGAGTCCAGGTGTACCTGCTTCAGGCAATATAACACGAGGCGGTATCGATCAGACTATATCGTCGTTTTCCGGCGTGGTCTCGTCCACCGGTCTTTCCACAGAAATGGAAGAGACCCCGCCTTCCAATCGTAGTCCCCACGCGGTTGTACCATCGACACATACGCTTGTGTCGACCATTATGAGCAAGCTGCCGCCTCGATTTCGACCTATAATGGGGCCAAATCAGCCTGCTGTCCAAATGCAGAACGAGACGTCGGTCTTGAATGACCTTTTGTTGACAGCTACTCAACTAGTACCTTTCCCAGACTACCATGATCCTGCCATGGAGCAGCCCTCGGCAGTTCCGGGACAGTCGCGGTTGCACCTAGTTAAGGCGGTTGCAGGTGTGCTGTCTTCGGGAATGCCTGCGAAAATCATTGACCAGGCTCTCGCTTTTGTGGGGGGCCGCAACTGGATTGACAAAGGCCACCAGGAGTCCGCGACAGACTACAGCGTGGCGCATGTTCCGACCCTTGGTGGTATTCCGGCTCAGGTACTCGCGAGTATCCGAAGTAATCTACTGAGTCGGATTTATCTCTTCAACGGGAGCGCGTATGCAGCACGGACTGAAACGCCCCTTgatttctctcctcttctgcagtCGTCATTTCAGGAGAATCAGTGGCCTGGCCAGTTGCTGCAGTCTGCGATCTTTTCAAAACCTCAGCACATCCACCGCCTCAACATCCCCTACGTTTCCCAAGAGACCTATTCACCATTGGTCCCCCCTTCACCCGAGGCTCCTGAGGTTTCTCTACCGCCGAACATAATGAGTGTGCACTCGCCTAAAAATCTGCAAACTGAGAGATACATCAATCCCTTACTGATGCTGGTCTCTCATTCGGGGCAGGAGCCGGTTTCCGTAGGATCTCAGGGTCGCCCGCAGATGGCCCGAGAAGCTGCAGTGGCATCATCGTATGTCATGTCAGACAGCCATCCTGTTCATCTGCAGAGGGCCCCAGAACCTCTTATGGAGGGCGGTAATTACTCTCGAGGGGATAAAGTTCAGAAACTCGCGAGGAGTCAAACTCATGACGACGCGCTCACAGTAGCAGTCCCGAGACCTGAACGGCCCCCAGAGTCCGCGGACGTAACTTCCCCTGAGCCCAAAATAAGCGTGGTGGACGAAAGGGCGACTGGACACAGAACCTCGGCGGTCTTCAGGGTAACCGACCAAACTCACGACGAGCCGGGAGAAGGACATAGCCTGAAGATTGACGATGTGAGTGGCTATCAGCCCTTCGGAAAACCGTTGAGCGGTAAACCTAGTGACGCCGTGCAAGACGACGACGGGTTCCCAGATGCTGCAAGTTACATGAACCACCAAGCAGTAACTGGCGAGCAATTGCCTGACGAAGACGACCTCGGGGACAGCAAAGTTCTCTATAGGGATGGGGCCGCTGGAAACGCACAGGGCGGGGAGCACCACGaagggggcggcgacggaaaaGACCTCGACACCCGTAGCGGCGATACATCGCAAGAAGGTGCGGGCAATGCAGAGCTCAACAGCCTCCAGATATCTGACCTCAGAGTTCGAGCGATGCTGGGTGATGGTGAAGAGGATGATGAAGAGGGATGGGATGACGGAACATCTGATGACGGCTTCCCCGCGAATCCTTTCGACGTTGGGATCCATCCGCCTGCCGAGGACCTGGAGGGACCGCACGCAGgtgacgagagagaaagtgATGAAGATTACCTATTCCCAACAATAACGCAGTTGATATTTAAGTTTTTCCCTCTTCCCGAATGGCTCACCCTCCGCCCCGACCAGGTGCCAGCTTTCGATTGGAAACGTGTTTTCAAGGACTATTTCCCCGAGGCTGATAAACTCGGCCGGGCCATCAACATGGCTGACGACGTTATCTACAATGAATATTGTAATCGCACTGTGCTTGAGGTTGAACCGTCATCTGGTGCATCTTTTGAGTTCAAAGGGGATATCTTTTTTGACGAAGACCTGGTCGACGGTTATCCTGTGCCAGACCTCGGCGATGCTGGAGAGCTGCCGATAGTGCCGGTGGAAATAGAGGACGAATTTGACAGGTGTGTAAGCTTCTATAAAAATCGCACCCGCGACTACATTGAGGAATATAAGCAGAAATGCGATGACGTGTGGGATGACCCGAATTCTCCTGACGGCAACCGCCTCCGGCCCTTGACGATTGACGATGTGACCACGTGTTTCCTCAAGAAGTACGACGTGGGGCGGCGGTGGTTCAACGAGCTATTCTTCCAGCCTTGGTTTCACCTTGTGAATCAAACCTCTTATCTGGCTCAGGCTGTCGATACTGCAATGTCCGAATTCGCGTACAGCGGTTGGCTCTTTCCCGCAGCTTACGCGGCAGCAAATTTTGGACTCTGGCGCGCTTGCATCGAGAGGAAAAATTGTTTCGAAGGAGAAGACTGCGTCCCAGCGCTGCCAGCTATATACGGATTTGTTCTGAATTTTTGCCAACGCACGGCGGATTCGATGACCCGAGACCCCATCACTGGAGTCCCGTTGGAGGAAAGCTTTGCGAACGTGCGTGTGGATCGCCTGCCACTTGTTTCGAAGCCGTTTTAA
- a CDS encoding hypothetical protein (encoded by transcript BESB_078750) → MKGALFNTSSHETAMEPPLRPRPHSSPPSLNVAPDRHELPVRISWSVASYRDSELESTLLSAFHQAHFPDCLLPVVLWQGELQAPCCMCRGVDKSEAGTRSESEPKRKTDQPVQRGSYDAGSETRKGGGDPCPDCPCWCHNTGRWTEQGSTQIESLLTPLKRPSFHPGAIGSEQLSSSQREHSCCQHSPTSPRHPPTHGNQTGTPVEVKAVTRDSSGVPLPSAPAAGPENYGTPTSEGIALNDESFDLWKLAQFILTRQHCEIRCHSDKHGSSSSGGTVRWSNTNALRERGCGREETLQTERRDGGEETMTRRESGVLSFSLERAPLTEVVGLLPRWLQHCFAKPRSLFLEQEEARTPQDEADRPEGDRERVPLRSFLLSVSLPSLPDGVQTQRLCSALASEEGQPGERCAPLSERPAIAQTSLAGPLRIPVLQLLSRRRNCTSTGSSVNLTARRTSSCAPSAAPPPPPPAAALQLRPSPPAPWTSSPRSSLASGSAAAARKGSTEEERPEPGRPEDGGSRGVWGEEDDAEGQREVMCIAFMDWRESRGPCFARAICEALLPVSPSRAAAADTPPGEERLEFLLQTDSHMRFAPHFDCFLLNQLKLAAALARETPQRPAATSGPSCACAAAQRLQVPVWSSALLTEKVLLTGYPPAYDEGLPFFAYPRFARDGGGAAPGLAQPNMFALPKTQYPGVLLCADHFDARDLLRTKGRLLRPPEGTCFASGSPRASEKAKGDADSGEESRESSVAICAAQPCPSSPSRGRGSSPHSRSPPSSAESYAAPPADVTDASFPPVAFAKPDSPCPLSPAPRDAGRGLTERLLPMQQTTCTCRCLHCWGGGGSRGGRDSADRRMTNAPSICVGDEGRGDSSPHIASGPSVRCERRTGPAVSVAPVSASTSPSPSRACRLASAGTRSAASPAPPSTQASAPCAASSSCAANSFAPLESRFWAAGFSFGPARVSRDVGYDPQLQFVFFGEEQTMGMRLFTHGWRLFSPRFSALFHLWTRAHRPFFKTDLRRLFATAEQRQTSRCDDASSSSVAPPALPASSFARLVAAGEARVDRVLAASSGSEAHLRALGLGTARAPEEYWTHIGVDPRTRAISGEARDGGHHRDLFLTSSKEQQQQEDGVQLLHALLTQQGPSWQPRAPGEHAKQKAHVRPSDAAA, encoded by the coding sequence ATGAAAGGGGCGCTATTCAACACGAGTTCGCACGAGACGGCAATGGAGCCGCCGTTGCGGCCCCGACCTCACTCCTCGCCCCCCTCTCTCAACGTGGCACCTGATCGCCATGAATTACCAGTTCGCATTTCGTGGAGCGTGGCTTCTTATCGAGACAGTGAACTCGAAAGCACACTTCTGAGTGCATTTCATCAGGCGCATTTCCCCGATTGTCTTCTTCCAGTCGTCTTGTGGCAAGGCGAACTCCAGGCTCCGTGCTGCATGTGCCGAGGGGTGGACAAATCAGAAGCCGGCACAAGGAGTGAAAGTGAACCGAAGCGGAAGACAGACCAACCCGTGCAGAGAGGGAGTTATGATGCAGGCAGCGAAACACGAaaggggggcggcgacccATGCCCTGACTGTCCCTGCTGGTGCCACAATACTGGGCGGTGGACGGAGCAGGGGTCGACGCAAATTGAGTCCTTGCTCACTCCCCTCAAGCGTCCTTCTTTCCATCCGGGAGCCATCGGATCGGAACAACTCAGCAGCAGTCAGCGTGAACACAGCTGCTGCCAACATAGTCCCACTTCGCCACGCCATCCGCCGACCCATGGGAATCAGACGGGTACGCCCGTTGAAGTCAAGGCTGTGACGCGTGACTCTTCAGGTGtgcctctgccttctgcgcctgcggcagggcCAGAAAACTACGGCACCCCCACGTCTGAGGGGATCGCGCTGAACGACGAATCGTTCGACCTGTGGAAACTCGCCCAGTTCATTCTGACTCGACAGCACTGCGAGATCAGGTGTCATTCAGACAAGCACGGATCctcgagcagcggcggcacggTGCGGTGGAGTAATACGAATGCCTTGCGGgagagaggctgcggacgcgaggAAACCCTTCAGACCGAGAGGCGCGATGGAGGCGAAGAAACCATGACCAGACGCGAGTCTGGAGTTCTCTCGTTTAGCCTGGAAAGGGCGCCGCTGACGGAAGTTGTCGGCCTTCTTCCCCGTTGGCTCCAGCACTGCTTTGCGAAACCGCGTTCGCTCTTTCTGGAGCAGGAAGAGGCGCGAACCCCTCaagacgaggcagacagaCCAGAGGGAGACCGCGAGCGCGTGCCCCTGCGCAGCTTccttctttctgtctctctcccgtcCCTTCCGGATGGCGTCCAGACCCAGCGCCTCTGCTCTGCGTTGGCAAGCGAAGAAGGACAACCTGGAGAGCGATGCGCGCCGCTTTCGGAACGCCCGGCGATCGCACAGACATCTCTGGCTGGCCCTTTGCGTATACCCGTTCTCCAACTCCTTTCGCGCAGGAGGAACTGTACATCCACTGGTTCTTCTGTTAATTTGACTGCCCGACGCACTTCTTCATGTGCTCCCAGCGCCGCTccacctccgcctccgcctgcggcggcgcttcagtTGCGCCcgagcccgccggcgccgtggaCTTCCTCCCCGCGTTCTTCGCTAGCGAGTGGatcggccgcggcagcgcggaaaGGCAGCACGGAGGAAGAGCGACCTGAGCCAGGGAGACccgaagacggcggaagcCGAGGCGTTtggggagaggaagacgatgCAGAAGGCCAACGGGAAGTGATGTGCATCGCCTTCATGGACTGGAGAGAAAGCCGCGGCCCCTGCTTTGCGCGCGCCATCTGCGAGGCTCTGCTTCCCGTGTCGCCGAgtcgagcggcggcggccgatACTCCTCCAGGAGAAGAGCGACTCGAGTTCCTTCTTCAGACGGACTCGCACATGCGCTTCGCCCCCCACTTCGACTGTTTTCTGTTGAACCAACTGAAGCTGGCTGCAGCGCTCGCCAGGGAGACGCCCCAGCGGCCTGCCGCAACCAGCGGTCCGTCGTGCGCCTGTGCGGCTGCTCAGCGTCTCCAAGTGCCAGTCTGGAGCTCCGCGTTGCTGACGGAGAAGGTGCTGCTGACGGGATATCCGCCGGCGTATGACGAGGGCCTGCCGTTCTTTGCCTACCCGCGGTtcgcccgcgacggcggcggcgccgcgccggggcTCGCGCAGCCAAACATGTTCGCGCTCCCAAAGACGCAATACCCAGGAGTTCTTTTGTGTGCCGACCACTTCGACGCGAGGGATTTGCTTCGCACGAAGGgccggctcctccgcccgccGGAGGGGACCTGCTTCGCGTCCGGCTCCCCTCGAGCctcagagaaggcgaagggggACGCCGACTCAGGAGAAGAGTCTCGTGAGTCTTCTGTAGCCATTTGCGCAGCGCAGCCCTGCCCGTCATCCCCTtcacgcgggcgcggatCCTCTCCGCACTCGCgatcgccgccgtcttctgcCGAGTCCTACGCGGCTCCGCCCGCCGACGTGACCGACGCCTCGTTCCcgcccgtcgccttcgcgaagCCGGACTCGCCCTGCCCACTCTCGCCTGCACCTCGTGACGCCGGCAGAGGTCTCACGGAGCGTCTCCTTCCCATGCAGCAGACGACTTGCACATGCAGGTGCCTACACTGCTGGGGAGGTGGCGGGtcacgcggcgggcgggacAGCGCGGACAGACGAATGACCAATGCACCGAGCATCTGTGTGGGCGACGAGGGTAGGGGAGACAGTTCGCCGCACATCGCGTCAGGGCCTTCTGTCCGCTGCGAAAGACGCACGGGACCTGcggtctccgtcgcgcccgTTTCAGCGTccacgtcgccgtcgccatcTCGCGCTTGCCGTCTTGCCTCTGCGGGCACGCGCTCAGCCGCAAGCCCCGCTCCACCGTCCACGCAGGCATCGGCGCCGTGCGCGGCTTCATCGAGTTGCGCGGCGAACTCCTTCGCGCCTCTGGAGTCACGTTTCTGGGCCGCGGGCTTCTCCTTTGGCCCCGCCCGCGTGAGCCGCGACGTCGGCTATGACCCCCAGCTGCAGTTTGTGTTTTTTGGAGAGGAACAAACCATGGGGATGCGGCTCTTCACGCACGGCTGGCGGCTCTTTTCGCCTCGGTTTTCCGCGCTCTTCCACCTGTGGACGCGGGCTCACCGGCCCTTCTTCAAAACCGACCTCAGGCGGCTTTTCGCAACCGcagagcagcggcagactTCGCGCTGCGATGACGCATCGTCCTCCTCCGTTGCGCCTCCTGCCCTGCCAGCGAGTTCCTTTGCCCGGCTggtcgctgccggcgaagccCGCGTCgaccgcgtcctcgccgcctcgtcgggcTCTGAGGCGCACCTGCGCGCTCTTGGCTTggggacggcgagggcgcccgAAGAGTACTGGACCCACATCGGCGTCGACCCGCGAACTCGAGCCATCTCGGGggaagcgcgagacggcgggcACCACAGAGATCTCTTCTTAACCAGCAGCaaagagcagcagcagcaggaggacggcgtgcagctgcttcaCGCTCTGCTCACGCAGCAGGGCCCGAGCTGGCAACCGCGTGCGCCCGGCGAACAtgcgaagcagaaggcaCACGTCAGACCGAgcgacgctgccgcgtgA